One stretch of Paenibacillus sp. AN1007 DNA includes these proteins:
- a CDS encoding serine hydrolase domain-containing protein: protein MYEPTKKTVMEKARLLTDTYGITSMQYALIDHGEIVVSGQTGRNDQKGEVPLTSDTIYGIGTTSKMVVTASVMKLVDEGRVNLDLPVTNYIPEFKMKDHRYQQITPRMLLNHSAGLLGTSGHNATLYRDNDTFAQDTFLEQLAGQHLKAEPGDYSVYTNDGFTLAELLVERVSGMSFTAFIHKHFTEPLKMEHTRTPQDRVSPADMAGNYSPLFEGQLPQENYNIIASGGIYSTAEDLVKFSQIFTGEVKGILSSQSAQAMEQNEYKRGLWPEDSDTSISYGLGWDSVSLYPFSDYGVKAVTKGGDTVSYHSSLVILPEYNLAAAVTSSGDTSVLDQTIASELLLSAFEAKDIIKERKPAKSFGTPVKADMPGALLKYTGNYGGNKPVMKVDMNAAGQLLISSDSGRSSDEYISTSDGTFVNKEGTKKLKFVEESNGHVYLWSRSYLSIPEVGQLAFSEYTAQKLENNELSSEIQAVWDQREGNRYYLINEKYTSTAYLHASTIIPFHIDKEVPGYVGSSRIVGASRAVNQVQIPGLAGRDTMDMHFSRQNGIEYIEAGGHVYASEETVQAMYGGKQSRVTVQPDGYARWFSVPAAAKGKVMTVKMPANAAFAVYDQTGVCINHTVVSGKNEVVLPENGHVTFAGDSGAAFEIFLTNAER from the coding sequence ATGTATGAACCAACCAAGAAAACGGTGATGGAGAAGGCTCGTCTGCTTACCGATACATATGGGATAACAAGTATGCAGTATGCTCTCATTGATCATGGGGAAATAGTAGTTTCGGGTCAGACAGGCAGGAATGATCAGAAGGGAGAGGTCCCGCTGACATCGGATACAATCTATGGCATCGGGACGACCAGCAAAATGGTTGTTACAGCTTCAGTAATGAAACTGGTTGATGAAGGGAGGGTGAATCTGGATCTGCCTGTGACGAACTATATTCCCGAGTTTAAGATGAAAGATCATCGTTACCAGCAAATTACACCACGCATGCTGCTTAATCATTCTGCTGGTCTTCTGGGTACTTCAGGTCACAATGCAACCCTGTATCGGGATAATGATACATTTGCACAGGATACCTTTCTGGAACAATTGGCTGGGCAGCATCTGAAGGCGGAACCAGGTGATTATTCTGTGTACACTAACGATGGGTTTACTTTAGCTGAACTTCTGGTAGAAAGAGTCAGCGGCATGAGTTTTACAGCATTTATCCATAAACACTTTACAGAGCCGTTGAAAATGGAGCATACGAGAACACCACAGGATAGGGTCAGCCCGGCAGACATGGCGGGAAACTATTCACCGCTGTTTGAAGGGCAGCTTCCACAAGAGAATTATAATATTATTGCCTCAGGAGGCATCTATTCTACCGCTGAGGATCTTGTGAAATTTTCGCAAATCTTTACAGGAGAAGTTAAGGGGATTCTTTCAAGCCAATCCGCACAAGCCATGGAGCAAAACGAATACAAACGAGGCTTGTGGCCGGAGGATAGCGATACCTCAATATCTTATGGATTAGGATGGGATAGTGTGAGCCTGTACCCATTCAGTGATTACGGCGTCAAGGCGGTTACAAAAGGTGGAGATACGGTATCATACCATTCTTCCTTGGTTATTCTTCCAGAATATAATCTGGCCGCAGCCGTCACTTCTTCGGGAGACACGAGTGTACTCGATCAGACTATAGCCAGCGAGTTATTACTCAGCGCATTTGAAGCCAAAGATATCATTAAAGAACGCAAGCCGGCAAAATCCTTTGGCACACCCGTGAAGGCGGACATGCCAGGAGCGTTGTTGAAATACACGGGGAATTATGGTGGTAATAAACCTGTAATGAAGGTGGATATGAATGCAGCCGGACAATTGCTGATTTCTTCCGATTCCGGTCGTTCTTCTGATGAGTACATCTCCACATCGGATGGAACATTTGTAAACAAGGAAGGCACGAAAAAATTAAAGTTTGTTGAAGAATCAAACGGACATGTCTACTTATGGTCTCGATCGTATTTGTCTATACCTGAGGTAGGACAGCTCGCTTTCTCCGAATATACGGCACAGAAGCTTGAAAACAACGAGTTGTCCAGCGAGATTCAGGCGGTGTGGGATCAGCGCGAAGGGAATAGGTATTACTTGATCAATGAGAAGTATACTTCCACAGCATACCTGCATGCCTCAACCATCATTCCTTTCCATATAGACAAGGAGGTTCCTGGATATGTGGGAAGCAGCCGGATAGTTGGAGCCAGTCGTGCAGTGAACCAAGTCCAAATCCCTGGTCTGGCAGGTAGAGACACGATGGATATGCATTTCTCCAGGCAGAACGGAATCGAGTATATCGAAGCAGGAGGTCATGTATACGCCAGCGAAGAGACAGTTCAAGCGATGTATGGCGGCAAACAATCGAGGGTCACGGTGCAGCCTGATGGTTATGCTCGGTGGTTTTCGGTACCCGCAGCAGCCAAAGGTAAAGTTATGACGGTAAAGATGCCTGCAAACGCTGCCTTTGCGGTATATGACCAGACAGGGGTTTGTATAAATCATACGGTGGTTAGTGGTAAAAATGAGGTGGTCTTGCCTGAAAACGGACACGTGACATTTGCAGGAGATTCTGGCGCTGCATTTGAAATTTTTTTAACAAACGCTGAACGATAG
- a CDS encoding acetylhydrolase has translation MRLFEVLLVLSCFSLLADVLFVKRAAVKTGMALSIGSIVILVIHLLIEGYRWQMLLVYIMTGLFIIIVSSKHLQKNMETKIGKPLKYSLAAVTVVIMVVSLFLLVYMPVFHLPKPDGPEKVGTQTFHLTDLGRDEVLTEEQSDKRELMIQIWYPTENKNNNKSELLFPKDKEMFKKYIQTYSNSLNLPDFVFDYWKYSKTNTYENTAILPSTSPYPVILLSHGMGTSRVLHASQAENLASHGYIVVTIDHTYSTFATIFPDGRVTDYKTKMTTIDERREIGKIWTQDVEFVIDQIEKLNSGAIESQFKGKIDLNHLGVMGHSFGGAADV, from the coding sequence ATGAGATTATTTGAAGTACTTTTAGTTTTATCCTGTTTTTCTTTACTTGCAGATGTATTGTTTGTTAAAAGAGCTGCAGTGAAAACAGGCATGGCTCTAAGCATTGGAAGCATTGTAATCTTGGTAATTCACTTGCTAATCGAAGGTTATAGGTGGCAGATGCTTTTGGTATATATCATGACAGGTCTGTTCATCATCATCGTTTCATCCAAGCATTTACAAAAGAATATGGAAACAAAAATAGGGAAGCCGCTGAAATATAGTTTGGCCGCCGTCACCGTTGTGATCATGGTTGTATCACTTTTTTTGTTAGTATATATGCCTGTCTTTCACCTGCCTAAACCTGATGGACCAGAGAAAGTGGGTACTCAAACCTTTCATTTGACAGATCTAGGCAGAGATGAAGTTTTAACTGAGGAACAGAGTGATAAAAGAGAGCTTATGATTCAGATTTGGTATCCAACTGAAAATAAAAATAACAACAAGAGTGAACTTCTTTTCCCTAAAGATAAAGAGATGTTCAAGAAGTATATTCAGACATACTCTAATTCTTTGAACCTGCCTGACTTTGTGTTTGATTATTGGAAGTATAGTAAAACCAACACGTATGAAAATACAGCGATATTACCCTCAACAAGTCCTTATCCCGTAATCCTGTTATCACATGGAATGGGAACCAGCAGGGTTTTACATGCATCACAGGCCGAGAATCTGGCCAGTCATGGTTATATCGTGGTAACCATCGATCATACGTACAGCACCTTTGCTACTATTTTTCCAGATGGACGTGTGACGGATTATAAAACCAAGATGACAACAATTGACGAGCGCAGAGAAATCGGGAAGATATGGACACAAGACGTTGAGTTTGTAATCGATCAGATAGAAAAGTTGAATTCAGGTGCAATCGAGAGTCAATTCAAAGGAAAAATAGATTTAAATCATTTAGGCGTAATGGGACATTCCTTTGGGGGTGCTGCAGACGTTTAA
- a CDS encoding HAMP domain-containing sensor histidine kinase, whose translation MIKSLYIRVVVTFLVSVIAGTVIAFFLSTWIFKDQLNDNAHINIRNFGQDVVEIYKTLPLSEADEFVNKMKQLDLYYIRMVEPSGQIHTFGKDKGHEPISVTQEQVQKVLEGTVLELTPNGLGTVLLGLPVQTASGTRAMFLETLSPPAAAAVIQWGTIFASSSLAAGSLIILIASMFLVRPIKKLTQATKRIAAGDFNVKLNIKQTSELGTLARSFEEMMNDLQQLEHMRREFVANVSHEVQSPLTSISGYAQALKNVELPDQERGRYLDIIISEAKRLSKMSDSLLKLSLLESQSHQLQLVTRDLDEQIRRVIVALQPQWSARDIRFELELQKVQVLADHDQLNQVWTNIISNGIKFSEDKGSILVRMERDSRNVTVRISDHGIGIPLEDQKRIFERFFKADRSHSRKYDGSGMGLAITKQIVSLHQGDIQVESKIDQGTTFIITLPIISSISSSSAGSSVPLGKTMD comes from the coding sequence ATGATTAAATCTCTGTATATCCGGGTCGTTGTGACTTTTCTGGTATCTGTCATTGCAGGGACTGTGATCGCATTTTTTTTGTCCACCTGGATATTTAAAGATCAGCTTAACGATAATGCCCATATCAACATCCGTAATTTTGGTCAGGATGTTGTAGAGATATATAAAACGCTGCCGTTATCCGAAGCGGATGAATTCGTCAACAAGATGAAGCAGCTCGATTTGTATTACATTCGAATGGTCGAGCCTTCAGGACAGATCCACACGTTCGGAAAAGATAAAGGCCACGAGCCAATTTCAGTAACGCAGGAGCAGGTTCAGAAGGTGTTGGAAGGAACCGTATTGGAATTGACACCGAATGGTCTCGGTACGGTGCTGCTGGGATTGCCGGTTCAGACTGCGAGCGGGACTCGAGCCATGTTTCTTGAAACCCTGTCTCCGCCCGCGGCGGCGGCTGTAATACAGTGGGGCACGATTTTTGCCTCCTCATCCTTGGCTGCCGGAAGTCTGATCATTCTGATTGCTTCCATGTTTCTGGTAAGACCGATCAAAAAATTGACTCAGGCAACAAAACGTATCGCAGCAGGTGATTTCAATGTCAAGCTGAATATCAAGCAAACCAGTGAACTGGGCACACTCGCCCGGAGCTTTGAAGAGATGATGAATGATTTGCAGCAGCTCGAGCACATGAGAAGAGAGTTTGTAGCCAATGTCTCGCACGAAGTCCAATCACCGCTCACATCTATCTCAGGATATGCCCAAGCCTTGAAAAATGTAGAACTGCCGGATCAGGAACGAGGACGGTATCTTGACATTATTATTTCAGAGGCGAAACGGTTGTCTAAAATGAGCGACAGCCTGCTCAAGCTTAGCTTGCTGGAATCACAGTCACATCAACTGCAGCTTGTCACACGTGATCTGGATGAGCAGATTAGGCGGGTTATCGTTGCGTTACAACCTCAATGGTCTGCCCGGGATATTCGGTTTGAGCTGGAATTGCAGAAGGTGCAGGTCCTCGCAGACCATGATCAATTGAACCAGGTGTGGACCAATATAATCAGCAATGGTATCAAGTTTTCAGAGGATAAAGGGTCGATTCTCGTCAGGATGGAACGGGATAGTAGAAATGTAACCGTACGGATATCGGATCACGGCATTGGCATTCCTTTGGAGGATCAGAAACGTATATTTGAGCGCTTCTTTAAGGCCGATCGTTCCCACAGCCGTAAATATGACGGCAGCGGAATGGGTCTTGCGATCACCAAACAGATTGTGTCGCTGCATCAAGGGGATATCCAGGTGGAAAGTAAAATAGATCAAGGAACGACGTTTATCATTACGCTTCCCATCATTTCTTCCATCAGTTCATCCTCGGCAGGATCGTCAGTTCCTCTTGGTAAGACTATGGATTAA
- a CDS encoding response regulator transcription factor: MPTILVADDDANIRELVCLFLRNDGFTTVEAVNGKQALAVYQETPVDLVVLDIMMPVMDGWALCRELRRLNAELPLLMLTARGETWEKVKGFELGTDDYLTKPFDPLELTVRVKALLKRYKIGSTHMIQFGNVTLDRQSYKVMLGEESLTLPLKEFELLYKLAGTPGQVYTREQLIDQIWGLDYTGDDRTVDVHIKRLRERFAATPDFQIETVRGLGYRLEVKHD, from the coding sequence ATGCCTACTATATTAGTCGCAGACGATGATGCGAATATTCGCGAACTGGTCTGCCTGTTTCTCAGAAATGACGGTTTCACCACAGTTGAGGCCGTGAACGGCAAGCAAGCACTCGCTGTCTATCAGGAAACTCCTGTTGACCTGGTTGTGCTGGATATTATGATGCCTGTTATGGATGGCTGGGCCTTGTGCAGGGAATTAAGGCGGCTGAACGCCGAGCTGCCTCTTCTGATGCTGACTGCAAGAGGTGAAACTTGGGAGAAAGTAAAAGGATTTGAACTGGGAACGGATGATTATTTGACGAAACCGTTTGACCCTCTGGAACTGACTGTTCGTGTGAAAGCTCTGCTGAAACGATACAAGATTGGCTCCACCCATATGATTCAGTTTGGCAATGTCACGCTGGACCGGCAGAGCTACAAGGTCATGCTTGGCGAAGAGTCGCTGACACTGCCGCTCAAGGAATTCGAATTGCTGTACAAGCTGGCCGGAACGCCGGGACAGGTCTATACGCGGGAGCAGTTAATCGATCAGATCTGGGGGCTGGATTATACGGGGGATGATCGAACGGTGGATGTACATATCAAACGTCTGCGTGAACGTTTTGCGGCGACTCCCGATTTTCAGATTGAAACCGTTCGGGGGTTGGGGTACCGGCTAGAGGTCAAGCATGATTAA
- a CDS encoding FAD-dependent oxidoreductase, whose amino-acid sequence MKKVIVIGAGILGASTAYHLAKSGAKVLLIDRKDAGQATDAAAGIICPWLSQRRNQDWYQLAKAGARYYPALIAELERDGETETGYAQTGALSIHTDVDKINKMVERAKLRRVDAPEIGTITCLDEKETREQFPLLGEGYASVHISGAARVDGRALRDALIRSAQRHGARFIQGEARIIYNHEQVTGIEVQTERYSADTVVVCAGAWANELMKPLGIHFKVHYQKAQIVHLRTSSEEDTDSWPVIMPPSDQYLLAFAEQKIVIGATHENDAAGYDTRITAGGMQEVLNKGLELAPDLSNSTLEEVRVGFRPFTPGFLPVMGHVPGWSGLITANGLGASGLTMGPYIGSQLAKLAIDGVSEINVEAYDVSKAMQMET is encoded by the coding sequence ATGAAAAAAGTTATTGTCATCGGGGCGGGCATATTGGGCGCATCAACCGCTTATCATTTAGCGAAATCAGGAGCGAAGGTGCTGCTTATCGATCGAAAAGATGCCGGACAGGCCACTGATGCGGCAGCCGGCATCATCTGTCCTTGGTTATCCCAGCGGCGGAATCAGGACTGGTATCAGCTTGCCAAGGCGGGTGCGCGTTATTACCCTGCGCTTATTGCCGAGCTGGAACGTGATGGAGAAACGGAGACAGGATATGCGCAAACAGGTGCACTAAGCATCCATACGGATGTGGACAAAATCAATAAGATGGTGGAACGAGCCAAGCTGCGCAGAGTGGATGCTCCAGAGATTGGAACGATTACATGCCTGGATGAAAAAGAAACCCGTGAACAGTTCCCTTTACTAGGGGAAGGTTATGCATCTGTACACATCAGCGGAGCAGCCCGGGTTGATGGCAGAGCACTGCGTGATGCACTGATTCGCTCTGCACAGCGGCATGGTGCTCGCTTTATTCAGGGGGAGGCCCGGATAATCTATAACCACGAACAAGTGACTGGAATAGAAGTGCAGACCGAGCGGTATTCCGCGGATACGGTCGTCGTTTGTGCCGGAGCATGGGCGAATGAATTGATGAAGCCGCTGGGGATTCATTTTAAAGTCCATTATCAAAAGGCTCAGATTGTGCATTTGCGCACATCAAGTGAAGAAGATACAGACAGCTGGCCTGTGATTATGCCTCCTTCCGACCAGTATTTGCTGGCGTTTGCAGAACAGAAAATCGTTATTGGGGCTACACATGAAAATGATGCGGCAGGTTACGACACACGAATTACTGCAGGGGGTATGCAGGAAGTGCTGAACAAAGGACTTGAACTTGCACCTGACCTCTCCAATAGTACACTTGAAGAGGTTCGTGTTGGCTTTCGTCCGTTTACGCCTGGTTTTCTGCCCGTTATGGGGCATGTCCCTGGATGGTCAGGTCTGATTACAGCGAATGGACTCGGTGCCTCCGGTTTGACCATGGGTCCTTATATTGGCAGTCAGCTGGCCAAATTAGCGATCGATGGGGTATCGGAAATAAATGTGGAAGCCTATGATGTAAGTAAAGCGATGCAGATGGAGACATAG
- a CDS encoding LysR family transcriptional regulator — protein sequence MDLNYFQTFREVALRQSFTKAAEELGYAQSSVTTQIQKLEKIYQVKLFERYNNNKIRLTSAGEELFKLSGQLLEIFEHSQEKLTKQGGGSLTIATMDSLASYYLPEPIQTTRKQYPELGIRLQTDREDLILQKVREGEADVGLILANASPESGLQWITIREEPLVLIVNSDHPLTARSKVALSDLADEEWIMPEDSCNYRQLLERVLRTNGIPYKVGLELGSPEAIKRSIMAGPGISLLPQMIALDEIERQKLTVLPLVHTEFTMEIQLVIHTRKWISHALQQFITNLGARESDWLPARAEM from the coding sequence ATGGATTTGAATTATTTTCAAACCTTTCGGGAGGTTGCACTGCGGCAGAGCTTCACCAAAGCAGCTGAAGAACTTGGGTATGCACAGTCGAGTGTCACAACCCAGATTCAAAAGCTGGAGAAAATCTATCAGGTCAAACTGTTTGAACGATATAATAACAATAAAATTCGGCTGACATCAGCTGGCGAAGAGTTATTTAAACTGTCAGGACAGCTGCTGGAGATATTCGAGCATTCTCAGGAGAAATTGACCAAGCAGGGCGGGGGTTCGCTTACCATCGCAACAATGGACTCGCTTGCTTCCTATTATCTGCCTGAGCCCATTCAAACGACACGGAAACAATATCCTGAGCTTGGCATTCGGCTTCAGACAGATCGAGAAGATCTGATTCTGCAAAAGGTAAGAGAAGGAGAGGCGGATGTCGGTCTCATTCTGGCGAATGCCTCGCCCGAATCGGGTTTGCAATGGATTACAATCCGCGAGGAGCCGCTGGTGCTCATCGTGAACTCGGACCATCCACTCACGGCCAGATCCAAGGTTGCATTGAGTGATTTGGCAGATGAAGAATGGATTATGCCGGAGGATTCCTGCAACTACAGGCAGCTTCTGGAGAGAGTGCTGAGAACGAACGGAATTCCATACAAAGTGGGTCTGGAGCTTGGAAGTCCTGAGGCGATTAAACGGAGTATTATGGCTGGACCAGGCATTTCACTTTTGCCGCAGATGATTGCTCTGGATGAGATTGAGAGACAGAAGCTCACAGTGCTGCCGCTGGTTCATACCGAATTTACCATGGAGATTCAACTGGTGATTCATACGCGAAAATGGATATCTCATGCACTGCAGCAGTTTATCACGAATCTGGGTGCCAGAGAATCCGATTGGCTGCCTGCGCGGGCGGAAATGTAA
- the dapA gene encoding 4-hydroxy-tetrahydrodipicolinate synthase — MLTEQQIQGIYIPVITPFTKERELDLPSFQNYIKVMASSGIHGLVINGTTGESPTVTWDEVEQLVKAAKETLSSINSSVPIMVGTGTNNTASTVARTKKAAALGADAVLVVTPYYNRPTEEGIYEHFRMAAGVGIPVMVYEIPARTGVRVSIDMMKKIMNIDGVIGLKDSTNNLDLMTELVRCGSKPILCGDDTFFYDMLTKGAAGGMMASASINPERFLEVYNRFAAGEKEEAYRLYTQLLPFIKNLFEEPAPAMLKHLLAKQGIIASDQLRLPLMPASEQLKAKIAL, encoded by the coding sequence ATGTTAACCGAACAACAGATTCAAGGTATTTATATACCTGTGATCACACCTTTTACCAAAGAACGCGAACTCGATCTTCCTTCGTTCCAAAACTACATCAAAGTTATGGCAAGCAGCGGTATTCATGGCTTGGTGATCAATGGTACGACAGGAGAATCACCTACCGTGACTTGGGATGAAGTGGAACAGCTTGTGAAGGCCGCGAAGGAAACACTGAGCAGCATCAACTCGTCCGTACCCATTATGGTTGGAACGGGAACCAATAACACGGCTTCGACGGTGGCGAGAACGAAGAAAGCCGCAGCACTCGGAGCTGACGCTGTTCTTGTTGTTACGCCATATTATAATAGACCAACCGAAGAAGGCATTTATGAGCACTTCCGCATGGCAGCCGGCGTAGGCATCCCTGTGATGGTATACGAAATCCCGGCCCGTACAGGTGTTAGAGTTTCTATCGATATGATGAAGAAAATTATGAACATCGATGGCGTTATTGGCCTTAAGGATAGCACAAATAACCTCGACCTCATGACTGAACTGGTACGCTGCGGCTCCAAGCCCATTTTGTGCGGAGATGATACATTCTTCTACGATATGTTAACGAAAGGCGCAGCCGGCGGCATGATGGCATCGGCCAGTATTAATCCAGAGCGTTTCCTGGAAGTATACAACCGTTTTGCAGCCGGTGAAAAAGAAGAGGCTTACCGTCTCTATACGCAGCTGCTTCCATTCATTAAAAATCTCTTTGAAGAGCCTGCTCCCGCTATGCTGAAACATCTGCTTGCCAAGCAGGGCATTATTGCTTCCGATCAGCTGCGTCTGCCTTTGATGCCAGCATCAGAGCAGTTGAAAGCAAAGATTGCACTATAA
- a CDS encoding helix-turn-helix domain-containing protein: MKKEKLTFKQNRMYTILDEATKLLIVKPNASMNDIAEAANIGIATLHRYVESREQLMIHLAMRAIDVVNETLQQVKLDEDRVEQYIPELIEALIPLGDKIYFLGHDAAVNYSADIEEAYLKLREPVLHAIGVLQEKGFFRSDMDKMWMVEVLYSILFLTWQQVITGNIARNAAPALVVDTFYHGFAAK, encoded by the coding sequence ATGAAAAAAGAGAAGTTAACATTCAAGCAAAATCGAATGTATACCATATTGGATGAAGCAACCAAGCTTCTTATCGTGAAGCCGAATGCATCGATGAATGATATTGCTGAGGCAGCGAACATCGGAATTGCCACATTACATAGATATGTCGAAAGCCGTGAACAGCTGATGATCCATCTGGCGATGCGTGCAATTGATGTTGTGAACGAGACGCTGCAGCAGGTTAAGCTGGATGAGGATCGTGTAGAACAATATATCCCCGAGCTGATTGAAGCGCTAATACCGCTGGGGGACAAGATTTATTTTCTGGGACATGATGCCGCTGTTAACTACAGCGCGGACATTGAAGAGGCTTATCTGAAGCTCAGAGAGCCGGTGCTGCACGCCATCGGGGTGCTTCAAGAGAAAGGGTTTTTCCGTTCGGATATGGATAAAATGTGGATGGTTGAAGTGCTGTATTCTATTCTCTTCCTGACATGGCAGCAGGTGATCACCGGTAATATCGCCAGAAATGCAGCACCTGCTCTTGTGGTGGATACGTTCTATCACGGTTTTGCTGCAAAATAG
- the abc-f gene encoding ribosomal protection-like ABC-F family protein encodes MSIINVTNLTFAYEGSYDNIFENVSFQLDSDWKLGFTGRNGRGKTTFLNLLLGKYEYSGHISANVSFDYFPFHVQDKGAVTVDIVAQIVPDFLQWQLIKECNLLQLSEEVLYRPFDSLSNGEQTKVMLAALFLKDNQFLLIDEPTNHLDLHARKLVSEYLRSKSGFILVSHDRSFLDHCVDHILSINKTNIEIQKGNFSAWWENKRRQDQYQLASNEKLIKDIKRLSDSAKRTGRWSDLVETSKNGTRNSGSKVDKGYIGHKAAKMMKRSKNIEQRQQSAIQEKSKLLKNIEIADRLQIHPLSYHKNELVECDHVSIYYDSNLVCKDINFKLEKGDRIALYGANGSGKSSLLKLICDEDISHTGAVLKDQQLKISYVSQDTSNLSGNLSDYAVSEGIDETLFKSILRKLDLSGLQLEKDILTFSAGQKKKVLIAKSLSEQAHLYIWDEPLNYIDVISRMQIEELLLDFAPTLLFVEHDSEFCTNIATKVIEL; translated from the coding sequence ATGTCTATAATCAACGTTACCAATCTGACCTTTGCTTATGAAGGCAGTTACGATAATATATTCGAGAATGTAAGTTTTCAGCTCGACTCGGATTGGAAATTAGGGTTTACCGGGAGGAATGGTCGCGGAAAAACGACATTTCTAAATCTATTGTTGGGCAAATATGAATACAGTGGTCATATTTCGGCCAATGTCAGCTTTGATTATTTTCCCTTTCATGTGCAGGATAAGGGAGCTGTGACGGTTGATATCGTTGCCCAGATTGTTCCTGATTTTCTCCAATGGCAATTGATAAAAGAATGTAACCTGCTTCAACTGTCTGAAGAGGTCCTTTACCGACCATTCGATTCACTATCGAATGGAGAACAAACCAAAGTGATGCTGGCTGCGTTGTTCCTGAAGGATAATCAATTTTTGCTCATCGATGAGCCCACCAACCATCTGGATCTGCATGCGAGAAAGCTGGTTAGTGAGTATCTCCGCAGCAAGAGCGGATTCATACTGGTTTCTCACGATCGCTCTTTTCTGGATCATTGTGTAGACCACATTCTGTCTATTAACAAAACAAACATTGAGATTCAGAAAGGTAATTTTTCAGCTTGGTGGGAAAACAAAAGAAGACAGGATCAGTATCAACTCGCAAGCAATGAAAAGCTGATTAAGGATATCAAACGACTATCAGACTCGGCTAAGCGGACCGGGAGATGGTCTGATTTGGTCGAGACAAGCAAAAATGGAACCCGAAATTCCGGGTCCAAAGTGGATAAAGGTTACATTGGGCACAAGGCTGCAAAGATGATGAAGCGTTCCAAAAATATCGAGCAGAGGCAGCAGTCTGCCATTCAGGAGAAATCCAAACTCCTGAAAAACATCGAAATCGCCGATCGTTTACAAATTCATCCACTGTCTTATCACAAAAATGAGCTGGTCGAATGTGACCATGTATCGATCTATTATGATTCCAATCTGGTGTGCAAGGATATAAATTTCAAGTTGGAAAAGGGCGATCGTATTGCACTTTATGGTGCAAACGGATCAGGCAAATCAAGTCTGCTTAAATTAATCTGTGATGAAGATATTTCCCATACGGGTGCTGTTCTCAAGGATCAACAGCTGAAAATATCATATGTATCACAGGATACATCGAATCTCAGCGGTAATCTGTCTGACTATGCTGTCAGCGAGGGGATAGACGAGACTTTGTTCAAATCAATTTTGAGAAAGTTGGATCTATCCGGACTGCAGCTGGAGAAAGATATCTTGACCTTCAGCGCAGGACAAAAGAAGAAAGTACTCATAGCCAAAAGTCTCAGCGAGCAGGCTCATCTGTACATCTGGGATGAACCGCTGAATTATATCGACGTTATTTCACGGATGCAGATCGAAGAATTGCTTCTGGACTTTGCACCAACCCTGCTTTTTGTGGAGCATGACAGTGAGTTCTGCACAAATATAGCCACCAAAGTGATCGAACTGTAA
- a CDS encoding pentapeptide repeat-containing protein produces MYQYKDQEYEGVHFEGRDLRYGELISCVFKHCTFMNASMEEIETSHCRFIECDFKGALMNGSMHTESAFENCLFGGANLFASKFTACKMTGSDFSGAQMDGITLFKGDWSYTNLRYTRLGKQDLRGIRFLEADLAESDLSKADLRDCDLTRVSMSKVKLQGADLRGAILDGIDLKSLDFKGVRIDREQSVLIARSLGAKVD; encoded by the coding sequence ATGTATCAGTATAAAGACCAGGAATACGAGGGCGTTCATTTTGAAGGACGTGATCTGCGATATGGCGAGCTGATCAGCTGCGTGTTCAAACACTGTACGTTCATGAATGCTTCTATGGAAGAGATTGAAACCAGCCACTGCCGTTTTATCGAATGTGATTTCAAGGGCGCGTTGATGAATGGATCGATGCATACGGAGTCTGCATTTGAGAATTGTTTATTTGGTGGGGCGAACCTGTTTGCGTCCAAATTCACAGCATGCAAAATGACGGGGTCGGATTTTTCCGGTGCCCAAATGGACGGTATAACCCTTTTTAAAGGGGACTGGTCTTATACGAATCTGAGATATACACGGCTCGGAAAACAGGATCTGCGGGGGATTCGTTTCTTGGAAGCAGACCTTGCTGAGAGCGATCTGAGCAAAGCGGACCTGCGTGATTGTGATCTGACGAGAGTGTCTATGAGCAAAGTGAAACTGCAGGGAGCTGATCTGCGAGGTGCCATTCTGGATGGAATAGATCTGAAATCACTGGATTTCAAGGGAGTACGTATCGATCGTGAACAGTCCGTTCTGATTGCCCGCTCGCTCGGAGCAAAAGTGGACTAG